One part of the Lytechinus pictus isolate F3 Inbred chromosome 3, Lp3.0, whole genome shotgun sequence genome encodes these proteins:
- the LOC129256354 gene encoding protein zwilch homolog, whose protein sequence is MDSVQDLELLNENMKRLALNEDCEMKGYGSEMWLIKAVTVGETLLKDLFCSSKHNKRIAMLQKQERQNDTSQHNGDTSYESELDESKKEMKDPSSCSFLIGDDKDKHLLSVEDARNILTMYMMLHSPLVQANNQVERESLLPLWILCDGKDPERTSLIGCELAHTGSSQELDNNPFIITTVLSEDPISSKSDVPTLHQVLLEAHEDSASKFISSQGFARYEVVSQLTADTTLAEISESSFTAVECTWNQVKKILERPRDASCKVLICAVPGDMRFTPLEVYKELCLLKMFADSIETGEVNWMTREKTSSIQDLITNFLDEIKDGPIYKRKTGDDADDYDAQLCWKAAFDRSDLDFTERLWNILRNNATCYDDITTAFNMVISELNRGEIQPMVHSSNETSLAKEIRTLYKDPSHIFSQDYSPMTHLVEIAIDKLQRDYTNFFLAQKLTTLYSLEWFVPSVDLLIPSELIKRLRSLHCILEVSMLASQTLGLPTNNILTLIRNALEYYRDNSPDVQHTFVLPVEQTSVVNLYQTQLPSVWRLTAQCGGRGDKSSSVYQLTSRPFIETESINQTTEMTMTKESDDQEPFHYYVTQMKRDLEPFVPVTDFETNQNV, encoded by the exons ATGGATTCCGTACAAGATTTGGAGTTACTGAATGAGAACATGAAGAG ACTCGCTCTTAATGAAGACTGTGAGATGAAAGGATATGGAAGTGAGATGTGGCTAATTAAAGCAGTGACTGTTGGGGAAACATTATTGAAAGACCTCTTTTGTTCTAGTAAACATAACAAGAGGATCGCCATGTTACAGAAACAGGAGAGACAA AATGATACCTCACAGCACAATGGTGACACATCTTATGAGTCTGAATTGGACGAATctaagaaagaaatgaaagatcCCAGTTCATGTAGTTTCCTGATAGGAGATGACAAAGACAAACATCTCTTGTCAGTGGAAGATGCCAG GAACATCCTGACAATGTACATGATGCTACACAGTCCCTTGGTACAGGCAAACAACCAAGTTGAAAGAGAGTCTCTTCTACCATTATGGATCCTGTGTGATGGGAAGGATCCAGAAAGAACCAGTTTGATCGGGTGTGAATTGGCTCACACCGGTTCAAGTCAAGAGTTGGACAACAATCCATTCATCATTACCACTGTCTTATCAGAAG ATCCCATTTCTAGCAAGTCAGATGTTCCAACTTTACATCAGGTTCTTTTAGAGGCTCATGAAGACTCGGCATCAAAG TTTATATCAAGTCAAGGGTTTGCTCGGTATGAAGTGGTTAGCCAGCTAACAGCGGATACAACTTTAGCCGAGATTAGCGAGTCTTCCTTCACAGCAGTAGAATGTACATGGAACCAAGTCAAGAAGATACTGGAGAGACCACGTGATGCTTCCTGTAAAGTG CTGATATGCGCTGTGCCTGGTGACATGAGATTCACGCCCTTGGAAGTCTACAAAGAATTATGCTTATTAAAG atgTTTGCTGATAGCATAGAAACAGGAGAAGTAAACTGGATGACACGAGAGAAGACAAGCTCCATTCAAGATCTAATAACTAACTTCCTGGATGAGATCAAAGATGGACCCATTTATAAA AGGAAGACTGgcgatgatgctgatgattacGACGCTCAGCTCTGTTGGAAGGCAGCATTTGATAGAAGTGATTTAGATTTCACTGAACGGCTTTGGAATATCCTCAGGAATAATGCTACATGCTATGATGACATCACTACTGCCTTCAACATGGTGATCAGTGAATTAAACAGAGGAGAGATACAGCCAATG GTCCACAGCAGTAATGAAACGTCATTGGCAAAGGAGATTAGGACATTATACAAAGACCCATCGCATATATTCAGTCAAGACTATTCTCCCATGACACACCTTGTTGAGATAGCCATTGATAAACTTCAGAGAGACTATACAAACTTCTTCCTCG CTCAGAAGCTGACAACCCTGTATTCTTTAGAATGGTTTGTTCCATCTGTTGACCTCTTGATACCTAGTGAACTGATCAAGAGGTTAAGAAGTCTGCATTGTATTCTGGAGGTCTCCATGCTAGCATCTCAAACGTTGGGTCTTCCTACTAACAACATCCTCACACTTATCAG AAATGCCCTGGAGTACTACAGGGATAATTCTCCCGATGTTCAGCATACATTTGTACTTCCTGTGGAGCAGACAAGTGTTGTCAACTTGTACCAAAC tCAGTTACCAAGTGTGTGGAGATTGACAGCGCAGTGTGGAGGTAGAGGTGATAAGAGTAGTTCAGTATACCAACTCACATCAAGACCTTTCATTGAGACTGAGAGTATCAACCAAACTACAG aAATGACCATGACTAAAGAAAGTGATGATCAGGAGCCATTCCACTACTATGTGACACAGATGAAAAGAGACCTTGAGCCATTTGTGCCCGTCACTGATTTTGAGACCAACCagaatgtatga